A genomic region of Trichothermofontia sichuanensis B231 contains the following coding sequences:
- the gshA gene encoding glutamate--cysteine ligase, producing MERTTLTIVDVLGDGGKFVLLLKGFEIEIYTGTPEGQIIGFSDRITADLPGFAREPDSRNVEYTTPPCGRYEQLLCYLIKPRVQLRKYLQSLGNYTLIPGSTLSLGDSHHFYRSDPTHPYHTYIEHTYGTKVVTASVHINIGISEPELLMRACRLVRVEAPLYLALSAASPFLDGQVTGYHSTRWGIFPKTPAIVPLFTSHAHFIDWTEQQLATGTMQNVRHLWSAVRPNGDRRPYSLNRLELRVCDLVTDPIALLAITALLEARLWQLCQDETLDPLQQSQLDADTLVTLTDANEMAAARQSLEATLHHWQDGREISARQWIEQLYEEVESYSQQRGFKCFLSPVKKLLREGNTAQQWLRSHQAGLTIAEVVQQAIQALAEQEQELAGNLCHPLVA from the coding sequence ATGGAGAGGACAACTCTAACGATTGTCGATGTCCTAGGGGACGGGGGGAAGTTTGTGCTATTACTCAAAGGCTTTGAAATCGAAATTTATACGGGAACACCGGAAGGACAGATTATTGGCTTCTCCGATCGCATCACCGCTGACCTGCCCGGTTTTGCACGTGAACCTGACAGCCGTAACGTGGAGTACACTACGCCGCCCTGTGGCCGTTACGAGCAATTGCTGTGTTATCTAATTAAACCCCGGGTGCAACTGCGAAAGTATTTACAGTCCCTTGGCAACTATACCCTGATTCCTGGAAGTACCCTATCCCTAGGCGATAGCCACCATTTCTACCGCTCTGACCCGACGCATCCCTACCATACTTACATTGAGCACACCTATGGCACCAAAGTGGTGACAGCCAGTGTCCACATCAACATTGGCATCAGTGAGCCAGAATTGCTGATGCGGGCATGTCGCCTCGTGCGGGTGGAAGCTCCCCTGTACTTAGCCCTCAGTGCGGCCTCCCCATTCCTGGATGGACAGGTGACCGGGTACCACTCGACCCGCTGGGGTATTTTCCCGAAAACCCCCGCGATCGTTCCCCTCTTTACCAGCCATGCCCACTTTATCGACTGGACTGAACAGCAATTAGCCACTGGCACAATGCAAAATGTGCGCCATCTCTGGAGTGCCGTGCGTCCCAATGGCGATCGCCGTCCCTACAGTTTAAATCGGTTGGAATTGCGGGTATGCGATTTAGTCACTGATCCAATCGCGCTGCTGGCGATTACCGCCCTCTTGGAAGCCCGATTGTGGCAGTTATGCCAGGACGAAACCCTCGACCCGCTGCAACAGAGCCAACTGGATGCCGATACCCTCGTTACCCTCACCGACGCCAATGAAATGGCCGCTGCCCGCCAGAGCCTAGAGGCAACGCTGCACCACTGGCAGGATGGCCGGGAGATCTCAGCCCGCCAATGGATCGAACAACTTTATGAGGAAGTAGAAAGCTATAGCCAGCAACGGGGTTTTAAGTGTTTCCTCTCACCTGTGAAAAAATTACTGCGGGAGGGCAATACAGCCCAACAGTGGTTGCGATCGCACCAGGCGGGTCTGACGATCGCGGAGGTGGTACAGCAAGCGATCCAGGCCCTAGCTGAACAGGAACAGGAGTTAGCCGGAAATTTGTGCCACCCCCTGGTGGCATAA
- a CDS encoding DUF4351 domain-containing protein, producing MAELSTAVKKADIGGKRLIGLAPTAWVQWVTQRSDVVAQEILGSEFQWLSRENDVLVKAVSPTHGEFLILNELQLRYGTRLPQRMRAYAALATEKYNLPVCPVLVNILPPASTVPIQTCYESSFLGLQARQDYRVINLWEVEAEIVFAQSLRALSPFVPILKDGGEVSTVQRALRLLRQDEQLVELEALLAFFASFVWESEVVRQIMRWDMAVLRESPWYQEILREGARQGERKEGQSLILKQLNRRLGELTPDLTLRVQALELPQLEALGEALWLS from the coding sequence TTGGCTGAGTTAAGTACCGCGGTTAAAAAAGCAGATATTGGTGGTAAACGGCTGATCGGGTTAGCACCAACCGCGTGGGTCCAGTGGGTCACCCAGCGATCGGATGTTGTGGCCCAGGAGATTTTGGGGTCAGAGTTCCAGTGGCTGAGCCGGGAAAATGATGTTCTGGTGAAGGCAGTCAGCCCTACCCACGGGGAGTTTCTGATTCTCAATGAGTTGCAGTTGCGTTATGGAACACGGCTACCGCAGCGAATGCGGGCCTATGCGGCGCTAGCAACGGAGAAGTACAATTTGCCGGTCTGCCCCGTGTTGGTGAATATTTTGCCGCCGGCGTCAACGGTGCCGATTCAAACTTGCTATGAATCGAGTTTCCTGGGGCTACAGGCACGGCAGGATTATCGGGTGATTAACCTGTGGGAGGTAGAGGCAGAGATTGTTTTTGCCCAATCATTGCGGGCGTTGTCGCCGTTTGTGCCCATTCTCAAGGATGGGGGTGAGGTGTCGACGGTGCAGCGGGCGTTGAGGTTGCTGCGGCAGGATGAGCAGTTGGTGGAGTTAGAAGCACTCTTGGCGTTCTTTGCTAGTTTTGTATGGGAGAGCGAAGTGGTCCGGCAAATCATGAGGTGGGATATGGCAGTGCTACGGGAGTCGCCCTGGTATCAGGAAATTTTGCGCGAAGGCGCACGTCAAGGGGAGCGCAAGGAAGGTCAATCTTTGATCTTAAAGCAACTGAATCGGCGGCTGGGTGAACTAACTCCTGATCTGACTCTACGGGTGCAGGCGTTGGAGTTGCCACAGCTTGAGGCGCTGGGGGAGGCGTTGTGGCTCTCCTGA
- a CDS encoding TldD/PmbA family protein, with protein sequence MPMLPADVKNLLADLMQRYQARVDYLAIRLEESEDTNILLRGNRVETLSEAVAIGGQVRACYRGGWGFASFNHLGALAERIEEAVSAARLVGTEETTLAPIAIVQAECHLPLSGTDPRQIPLAEKKQLCDHYASVLRQVDDRIATVSVRYGDSAQRMILITSEGTLIEQSWVDMEMRFAATARNGETVQTGRETTGSRRAYEDLLGLDQQVRSAAQRAVDALVLPPVKGNTYTVVIDPILTGLFVHEAFGHLSEADMAYENPDLLEVMTIGRRFGPPELQIFDGAAPLGHRGSYQYDDEGTPATTTQLIRDGELVGRLHSRETAGKLGETPTGNARCLNYHYPPIVRMTNTWIESGKTPVADLCSDIQEGVYARNWLGGMTNGEMFTFSAGEAWMIRKGKIAEPVRDVTLSGNVFKTLADIEAIGDDFYWDESGGCGKGGQGGLPVGCGGPSLRIRNVVVGGEVV encoded by the coding sequence ATGCCGATGCTGCCCGCTGATGTCAAAAACCTGCTGGCTGATCTGATGCAACGCTACCAGGCGCGGGTGGATTACTTGGCCATTCGCCTAGAAGAGTCGGAAGATACCAATATCTTGCTACGTGGCAACCGGGTTGAAACCCTTAGTGAAGCCGTGGCGATCGGGGGCCAGGTGCGGGCCTGCTATCGAGGCGGGTGGGGCTTTGCCAGTTTTAATCACCTGGGTGCCCTGGCGGAGCGAATCGAAGAGGCGGTAAGCGCGGCCCGGTTGGTCGGAACCGAAGAAACCACCCTGGCTCCGATCGCCATCGTCCAAGCCGAATGTCACCTCCCCCTCAGCGGCACTGACCCCCGTCAAATCCCCCTCGCTGAGAAAAAGCAACTGTGCGATCACTATGCCAGCGTATTGCGGCAGGTGGACGATCGCATTGCCACCGTCTCGGTGCGGTATGGCGACAGTGCCCAGCGGATGATTCTGATTACCTCCGAAGGCACCCTGATCGAGCAGTCCTGGGTGGATATGGAAATGCGGTTCGCGGCCACCGCCCGTAATGGCGAAACCGTACAAACAGGCCGGGAAACCACGGGATCACGGCGTGCCTACGAAGACTTGCTGGGGTTAGATCAACAGGTACGCAGTGCGGCCCAACGGGCAGTTGATGCCCTGGTGCTACCCCCAGTGAAGGGTAATACCTACACAGTCGTGATTGACCCCATCCTCACGGGCTTGTTTGTCCACGAAGCCTTTGGCCATCTGTCCGAAGCTGATATGGCCTACGAAAATCCGGATCTGCTAGAGGTGATGACGATCGGGCGGCGCTTTGGTCCCCCGGAACTGCAAATTTTCGATGGCGCGGCTCCCCTTGGCCATCGGGGTAGCTATCAATACGATGACGAAGGGACTCCCGCCACCACCACCCAGTTGATTCGGGATGGGGAACTGGTCGGTCGCCTCCATTCGCGGGAAACAGCCGGTAAGTTAGGCGAAACTCCCACGGGGAACGCCCGCTGCCTCAATTACCACTATCCCCCGATCGTACGTATGACTAATACCTGGATTGAGTCAGGGAAAACGCCAGTAGCTGACTTATGTAGCGATATCCAGGAAGGGGTCTATGCCCGTAATTGGCTGGGGGGGATGACCAATGGGGAAATGTTTACCTTTAGTGCCGGGGAAGCCTGGATGATCCGGAAGGGAAAAATTGCTGAACCGGTGCGCGATGTCACCCTCTCCGGCAATGTGTTTAAGACCCTGGCTGATATTGAAGCGATTGGGGATGACTTCTATTGGGACGAATCTGGCGGGTGCGGCAAAGGAGGCCAAGGTGGGTTACCCGTGGGCTGTGGCGGTCCCAGTTTGCGGATTCGCAATGTGGTTGTGGGGGGTGAAGTGGTTTGA
- a CDS encoding DUF3887 domain-containing protein codes for MIVKIIKSTQPCLIASLAVTLWAGGLAPVNAGEPDTTPHPQTAIPSPLRQRSSTPTSPPVIADNHRDRATRAFIQGIKDRAEAFVDALTAAHYEQAWTYLHPILQAEISPARIEQKWESLLRRTGPFERRLNTQTQRNLVIIKAKFGRTTDDLFLVFDNAGRIYSVDFPATEADDLFGEADHATSP; via the coding sequence ATGATCGTCAAAATCATCAAATCTACGCAGCCATGTCTGATCGCGAGTCTGGCGGTGACCCTTTGGGCAGGGGGACTAGCCCCCGTTAACGCAGGTGAGCCAGACACAACGCCCCATCCCCAGACGGCGATACCTAGCCCCCTGCGCCAGAGGTCCTCAACCCCGACATCCCCACCCGTGATAGCGGACAACCATCGTGATCGGGCAACCAGGGCTTTCATCCAGGGTATCAAAGACCGAGCCGAAGCCTTTGTCGATGCCCTCACCGCAGCGCACTATGAGCAGGCATGGACCTATCTCCACCCGATTTTGCAAGCGGAGATCTCACCGGCCCGGATCGAGCAAAAATGGGAATCCTTACTCCGGCGCACTGGTCCCTTTGAGCGACGACTCAACACCCAAACCCAGCGCAATTTGGTGATTATCAAGGCCAAGTTCGGACGCACCACCGACGATCTGTTCCTTGTCTTTGACAACGCAGGACGGATTTATAGCGTTGATTTCCCCGCCACCGAAGCGGATGACTTGTTTGGTGAAGCTGATCACGCAACGTCTCCCTAG
- the glcD gene encoding glycolate oxidase subunit GlcD, with translation MSQRDWSFLIRQFAAAIGQEQVIRKREELLVYECDGLTSYRQRPAVVVLPRTTEEVAAIVQICDREGVPFVARGAGTGLSGGALPVEDCVLIVTALMHQILDIDYDNQRITVQPGVINNWVTQTVSGAGFYYAPDPSSQIICSIGGNVAENSGGVHCLKYGVTTNHVLGLKLVLPDGAIVDVGGRIPEMPGYDLTGLFVGSEGTLGIATEITLRILKAPEAVRVLLADFTAIEAAGAAVSDIISSGIIPGGMEIMDNLSINAVEDVVATGCYPRDAAAILLVELDGLEVDVETSSQRVAAICQQNGARSVVSAADPEQRLKLWKGRKAAFAAAGHLSPDYYVQDGVIPRTQLSYILREIEQLSQQYGFRIANVFHAGDGNLHPLILYDNAVPGALEKVEELGGEILKRCVQVGGSLSGEHGIGADKRCYMPTMFNATDLETMLWVRQVFNPKGLANPDKIFPTPRTCGEAAQAKLSYSTQGVEVF, from the coding sequence ATGTCCCAGCGAGATTGGTCTTTCCTGATTCGACAATTTGCCGCCGCAATTGGCCAAGAGCAGGTCATCCGTAAACGGGAAGAGCTGCTGGTGTATGAGTGCGACGGTCTGACCAGCTACCGCCAGCGACCGGCTGTTGTGGTTTTACCCCGGACAACCGAAGAAGTGGCCGCGATCGTGCAGATTTGCGATCGCGAAGGCGTTCCCTTTGTCGCCCGTGGAGCGGGAACCGGTCTCTCTGGTGGTGCCTTACCCGTCGAAGATTGCGTCCTGATCGTCACGGCCCTGATGCACCAGATCCTTGATATTGACTACGATAACCAGCGCATTACCGTGCAGCCGGGGGTAATCAACAACTGGGTCACTCAAACTGTCAGTGGGGCCGGGTTTTACTATGCCCCCGATCCGTCGAGTCAGATTATTTGCTCGATCGGCGGCAACGTGGCGGAAAACTCCGGGGGCGTCCACTGCCTCAAGTATGGCGTCACAACCAACCATGTGCTGGGGTTGAAACTGGTGCTGCCCGATGGCGCGATCGTCGATGTGGGAGGCCGCATTCCAGAAATGCCCGGTTATGACCTGACCGGTCTCTTCGTCGGCTCCGAAGGCACCCTGGGGATTGCCACCGAAATTACCTTGCGGATTCTCAAGGCCCCGGAAGCGGTGCGGGTGTTGCTGGCGGATTTCACGGCGATCGAGGCTGCGGGTGCTGCTGTATCGGACATTATCAGCAGTGGCATTATCCCCGGTGGCATGGAAATCATGGACAACCTCAGCATTAATGCCGTTGAGGATGTGGTGGCCACGGGCTGTTATCCCCGCGATGCCGCCGCGATTTTGCTGGTGGAGTTGGATGGGTTAGAAGTGGATGTGGAAACCAGCAGCCAACGGGTCGCGGCCATCTGTCAGCAAAATGGTGCCCGCAGTGTGGTGAGCGCTGCCGATCCAGAACAACGCCTGAAATTATGGAAGGGTCGCAAAGCTGCCTTTGCGGCGGCGGGTCACCTGAGTCCGGATTACTATGTTCAGGATGGCGTGATTCCCCGGACTCAACTTTCCTATATCCTGCGCGAAATTGAACAGTTAAGCCAACAGTATGGTTTCCGGATTGCCAATGTTTTTCACGCCGGGGACGGCAATCTCCATCCCTTGATTCTGTATGACAACGCCGTTCCCGGTGCCCTGGAAAAAGTGGAGGAACTGGGCGGTGAAATCCTCAAACGCTGTGTGCAAGTGGGGGGGAGCCTATCGGGGGAACACGGCATTGGGGCGGACAAACGCTGCTATATGCCCACCATGTTTAATGCCACGGATTTAGAAACCATGCTCTGGGTACGTCAGGTATTTAACCCCAAGGGACTGGCCAATCCCGATAAGATTTTTCCTACCCCCCGTACCTGTGGGGAAGCGGCGCAAGCGAAACTGAGCTACTCAACTCAAGGGGTTGAGGTTTTTTAA
- a CDS encoding Uma2 family endonuclease, with amino-acid sequence MTAPPSATTVNTNLIPPLESGDRLTRPEFERRYAAAVVPKAELIEGVVYVASPLRWQQHAEPHSRIHGWAWTYQIATPGVCLGIEPTVRLDLDNEPQPDIVLRLDETVGGQSSLTADGYLQGPPELVIEIAASSAAIDLGDKKQAYRRNGVQEYGVWQVYENRLDWFQLVAGEYQPLLPDSAGVIQSRIFPGLWLAVAALLKGEMTQVLVTLQAGLNSSEHQQFIQRLAARATSTER; translated from the coding sequence ATGACTGCTCCCCCATCCGCTACCACCGTTAACACAAACCTGATTCCTCCCCTCGAAAGTGGCGATCGCCTAACGCGGCCTGAATTTGAACGACGCTATGCCGCGGCTGTGGTGCCAAAAGCAGAATTGATTGAAGGAGTTGTGTACGTGGCCTCGCCCCTCCGTTGGCAGCAACACGCTGAACCCCATAGTCGTATTCATGGCTGGGCTTGGACCTATCAAATTGCTACACCAGGAGTGTGTTTAGGCATTGAACCCACGGTGCGTTTAGATCTCGATAACGAACCCCAACCCGATATCGTCCTGCGTCTGGATGAAACCGTTGGGGGGCAATCCTCCCTAACTGCCGACGGCTATTTGCAAGGTCCACCGGAACTGGTGATCGAAATTGCGGCTAGTAGTGCCGCGATCGACCTGGGGGATAAAAAACAAGCCTATCGGCGGAATGGAGTGCAGGAATACGGTGTTTGGCAAGTTTATGAAAACCGGTTGGATTGGTTTCAGTTAGTCGCGGGTGAGTATCAACCCCTGTTACCCGATTCCGCAGGCGTCATCCAAAGCCGGATCTTTCCAGGCCTCTGGTTAGCCGTAGCAGCCCTCTTAAAGGGCGAGATGACCCAAGTACTGGTCACCCTCCAGGCAGGTTTAAACTCCTCAGAACATCAACAGTTCATCCAGAGACTTGCCGCTCGGGCTACTTCTACAGAAAGGTAG
- a CDS encoding phycobilisome rod-core linker polypeptide has translation MMPKHQFTPITVNRYSTRAERQAALVQIYRQVLERQPYAYERKILAQAEADFLSDKIGVRRFLKILAHSEVYLNSFYHNSSNLKFLELCFKHFMGRAPIDQEEIRYYCDILMHKGVDKCITAILDSEEYRHFFGCFTVPYPRESAYYPSATAYLETQTLNHELIKQRGSVVPTIYWHLLGLNCNAGACDHPEVVETLNPPPSPTADHLEAELLNLLQSLDSAEKAREAAQKLSPQQKAALRSLIR, from the coding sequence ATGATGCCTAAACATCAATTCACCCCAATTACGGTTAACCGCTACTCAACCCGTGCCGAGCGGCAGGCCGCCCTAGTGCAAATTTACCGGCAGGTGCTAGAACGTCAACCCTACGCTTACGAACGCAAAATCCTAGCCCAGGCGGAGGCCGACTTTTTGTCGGATAAGATTGGCGTTCGCCGTTTCCTGAAAATTTTGGCCCACTCAGAGGTTTATCTCAATTCGTTCTATCACAATTCCTCGAATCTGAAGTTTCTGGAACTGTGCTTTAAGCACTTCATGGGACGGGCACCGATCGATCAGGAGGAAATTCGCTACTACTGCGACATTTTGATGCATAAGGGTGTCGATAAATGCATTACAGCTATTCTGGATTCTGAGGAATACCGCCACTTCTTTGGTTGCTTTACAGTGCCCTACCCTCGCGAGTCAGCTTACTATCCGTCAGCGACCGCCTATCTGGAAACTCAAACCCTTAACCACGAGTTGATTAAGCAGCGGGGGAGCGTTGTGCCTACAATCTACTGGCACTTGCTGGGTCTCAATTGCAATGCGGGGGCCTGTGACCATCCTGAAGTCGTGGAAACCTTGAATCCACCACCCTCGCCGACTGCCGACCACCTGGAAGCTGAATTACTTAACCTGCTGCAATCGCTGGACTCAGCGGAGAAAGCCCGCGAAGCGGCTCAAAAGCTCTCCCCTCAACAAAAAGCAGCCTTGCGCAGCTTGATTCGTTAG
- a CDS encoding globin family protein, with amino-acid sequence MHTLNHTLEKNVLDADGRYLSLKELQPLEQYLQTYRTRLDTYHKLRENSEQLVITALRKLARVYPEVIQKHGQRCKYDMAEVLRYIALSVLRDDEIFFKEQMMVWLDTILLAHKRTAHCSTAYRYLQDAINETLPSQDSALIHPYIDVVISALQAHA; translated from the coding sequence ATGCATACCCTCAATCACACCCTGGAAAAGAATGTACTGGATGCCGATGGACGTTATCTATCGCTCAAGGAACTACAACCGCTGGAACAGTATCTACAAACCTACCGGACCCGGTTGGACACCTACCACAAACTCCGGGAGAACAGTGAGCAACTGGTGATCACCGCCCTGCGGAAGCTGGCTCGGGTATATCCAGAGGTAATTCAAAAGCATGGCCAGCGGTGTAAGTATGACATGGCTGAAGTCCTGCGGTATATTGCGCTCTCTGTCCTGCGCGACGATGAAATCTTTTTCAAGGAACAAATGATGGTCTGGCTCGATACCATCTTGCTAGCCCATAAGCGCACTGCCCATTGTAGTACGGCCTATCGCTATCTTCAGGATGCGATCAATGAGACCTTACCCAGTCAGGATAGTGCTCTGATTCACCCCTACATTGATGTCGTGATCTCAGCCCTCCAAGCCCACGCTTAG
- a CDS encoding DMT family transporter: MFEGLVWRGELAALSAAWVWAIATLVYAQVGQRLSPLVLNFAKGCVALGLISVTLAWQPQSVALLGELVHHHRRELGWLCLSGALGIGISDTFYFQTLNYLGARQTLLMGLLAAPFTTVMAAVVLQERLTAAQLLGMGLTIAGVGWVISERTVDRVPIGATRHYFLGIGFGLLTTATHAVGALLSRAVLSQGEINPLWTTQIRLFAGVGLTWLWLCLSPLPLSQQLQPLRSPKLSGTIALTAFFSTYLAIWLQQIAFKLTAAGIVQALSATSPLFVLPFAAAMGERVSLRAVLGAIVAIGGIGLLVR; this comes from the coding sequence ATGTTTGAGGGTCTCGTCTGGCGGGGGGAACTGGCCGCATTGAGCGCCGCTTGGGTATGGGCGATCGCCACCTTGGTCTATGCCCAAGTGGGGCAGCGCTTATCGCCCCTAGTTTTGAACTTTGCCAAGGGCTGTGTGGCCTTGGGGCTGATCAGTGTGACCCTGGCATGGCAACCGCAGTCAGTGGCACTACTGGGGGAGTTAGTTCACCATCATCGGCGTGAACTGGGCTGGCTGTGCCTGAGTGGTGCCCTAGGCATTGGCATCAGTGATACCTTTTATTTCCAAACCTTAAATTATCTGGGTGCCCGCCAGACGCTGCTCATGGGCCTGTTGGCGGCTCCTTTTACGACCGTCATGGCGGCGGTGGTCTTGCAGGAACGCCTGACGGCAGCGCAGTTATTAGGCATGGGCCTAACGATCGCAGGGGTGGGCTGGGTCATCAGTGAACGGACGGTCGATCGCGTCCCGATTGGCGCAACCCGACATTACTTCCTGGGGATTGGCTTTGGCCTGCTAACGACGGCCACCCATGCCGTGGGGGCACTCCTGTCCCGTGCTGTCTTGAGCCAGGGGGAAATTAACCCTCTATGGACAACGCAGATTCGCTTGTTTGCAGGGGTGGGGCTAACTTGGCTCTGGTTATGCCTCAGCCCCCTTCCCCTGAGCCAACAACTCCAACCCCTACGCTCCCCCAAGCTCAGTGGCACGATCGCCCTCACAGCTTTTTTCAGTACCTATCTGGCTATTTGGCTGCAACAGATTGCCTTTAAGTTGACTGCTGCTGGGATTGTGCAAGCCCTGAGCGCCACTAGTCCCCTGTTTGTGTTGCCATTTGCGGCTGCGATGGGCGAGCGCGTGAGTCTGCGGGCGGTTTTGGGAGCGATCGTTGCGATCGGCGGGATTGGGCTGTTGGTCCGTTAG
- a CDS encoding SpoIID/LytB domain-containing protein, protein MLPSDSPADQTVETVMNQPPSPPLLSSLGQRLWFLVLVLAGCLPFSTIFLYGRSQGSAPVVVASPLPPLPPSLPIRSQLAADRVVSPPGNRTAPVAPSAAPPTTPPVAPQSLAHPSGGATPKPTYTPEQQAINDRAKASFQPATAQVDSMIEMRVAIVEGAPALALSVDTAAAIVDASGQALMQLVPGQAYTVTTDGAGMAIAGMALPEMVGVALPPGASFRLDDRRYPGNLLLVVRSGQIWAINAVDLKRYLYSVVGSEVSPSWDMEALKAQAVAARSYALVYYFRPVNALYHIGATEYYQVYRGLETIADRTIQAVDATAGQFVSYHGGVVESLYAASDEIVMDAFQGHGMSQLGARDLAEQGYTYLQILNHYYPGTAVARFEVDY, encoded by the coding sequence GTGTTGCCATCCGATAGTCCTGCTGATCAGACGGTTGAGACGGTGATGAACCAACCGCCCTCGCCCCCGCTATTATCTTCCCTGGGACAACGTCTCTGGTTCCTGGTTTTAGTGCTGGCGGGCTGTTTACCGTTCTCTACAATTTTTCTCTATGGTCGTAGCCAGGGCAGTGCCCCCGTGGTGGTTGCCTCGCCTTTGCCCCCCTTGCCCCCGTCTCTCCCCATCCGCTCCCAGTTAGCCGCTGATCGCGTCGTGTCTCCGCCAGGGAATCGCACTGCCCCAGTCGCGCCTTCAGCCGCGCCTCCAACCACGCCCCCAGTCGCGCCTCAGTCCCTAGCACACCCGTCGGGAGGAGCTACCCCAAAACCGACTTATACCCCGGAGCAACAGGCGATCAACGATCGGGCGAAGGCCAGTTTCCAACCCGCAACGGCCCAAGTAGACAGCATGATTGAGATGCGGGTGGCGATCGTGGAAGGAGCGCCCGCGCTGGCGTTGAGTGTGGATACGGCGGCAGCGATCGTGGATGCGTCTGGCCAAGCCCTGATGCAGTTGGTACCGGGGCAAGCCTATACGGTCACCACTGATGGGGCGGGGATGGCGATCGCGGGGATGGCCCTACCGGAGATGGTGGGCGTCGCCCTGCCACCGGGGGCGAGTTTCCGGCTCGACGATCGCCGCTATCCGGGCAATTTACTTTTGGTGGTGCGCTCCGGTCAAATTTGGGCGATTAATGCCGTTGATCTGAAGCGCTATCTCTACAGTGTGGTGGGCAGTGAGGTTTCCCCAAGCTGGGATATGGAGGCCCTGAAGGCTCAGGCGGTGGCAGCGCGTTCCTACGCACTGGTGTATTATTTCCGACCCGTGAATGCGCTTTACCATATTGGGGCGACGGAGTATTACCAGGTGTATCGGGGCTTGGAAACGATCGCCGATCGCACCATTCAAGCTGTAGATGCCACAGCGGGCCAGTTTGTCAGTTACCACGGTGGGGTGGTCGAATCTCTGTATGCGGCATCGGATGAGATTGTAATGGATGCCTTCCAGGGGCATGGCATGAGCCAACTGGGGGCACGGGATTTGGCCGAGCAAGGATACACCTATCTGCAAATTCTGAATCACTACTACCCTGGGACTGCTGTGGCCCGGTTTGAAGTGGACTATTGA
- the petD gene encoding cytochrome b6-f complex subunit IV has protein sequence MSTLKKPDLDNPKLRALLAKGMGHNYYGEPAWPNDLLYIFPVVIAGTIACIVGLAVLDPAMVGEPSNPFATPLEILPEWYLYPAFQILRIIPNKLLGILLQTSIPLGLMLVPFIESVNKFQNPFRRPIATTVFLFGTAVTLWLGIGATMPIDKSLTLGLF, from the coding sequence ATGTCAACGCTAAAGAAGCCGGATTTAGATAATCCGAAGTTGCGGGCACTCTTGGCCAAGGGTATGGGGCACAACTACTACGGTGAACCGGCTTGGCCCAATGACCTGCTTTATATCTTCCCCGTAGTGATTGCCGGGACGATCGCCTGTATTGTTGGTTTGGCAGTCCTTGATCCCGCTATGGTGGGCGAACCGTCTAACCCCTTCGCGACCCCGCTGGAAATCCTGCCGGAATGGTATCTCTACCCGGCCTTCCAGATTCTGCGGATTATACCGAATAAACTGCTGGGGATTCTGCTCCAGACCTCTATCCCCCTGGGTCTGATGCTGGTGCCTTTCATTGAAAGTGTGAATAAGTTCCAGAATCCCTTCCGTCGTCCGATCGCCACGACGGTCTTCTTGTTTGGCACGGCAGTCACACTCTGGCTGGGGATTGGAGCGACGATGCCGATCGACAAGTCCCTAACCTTGGGTTTGTTCTAA
- the petB gene encoding cytochrome b6 — protein MFIKQVKDSKVYDWFQERLDIQAIEEDITSKYVPPHVNIFYCLGGITLVCFIIQFATGFAMTFYYRPTVTEAFSSVQYIMTDVNFGWLIRSIHRWSASMMVLMMILHVFRVYLTGGFKKPRELTWVTGVIMATITVSFGVTGYSLPWDQVGYWAVKIVSGVPEAIPLVGPFIVELIRGGTSVGQATLTRFYSLHTFVLPWLLATFMLFHFLMIRKQGISGPL, from the coding sequence ATGTTCATCAAGCAGGTCAAAGATTCAAAAGTTTATGACTGGTTCCAGGAGCGCCTGGATATTCAAGCCATAGAGGAAGACATTACCAGTAAGTACGTTCCCCCCCACGTCAATATCTTCTACTGTCTGGGCGGTATTACCCTGGTCTGCTTCATCATCCAGTTTGCCACTGGCTTTGCCATGACGTTCTACTATCGGCCCACGGTGACGGAGGCGTTTTCGTCGGTTCAATATATTATGACCGATGTCAACTTCGGCTGGCTGATCCGCTCGATCCACCGTTGGTCTGCCAGCATGATGGTGCTGATGATGATTCTGCATGTCTTCCGGGTGTACCTGACTGGGGGTTTCAAGAAACCCCGGGAGTTAACCTGGGTGACGGGGGTCATCATGGCGACGATTACCGTTTCCTTCGGTGTGACTGGCTACTCCTTGCCTTGGGACCAGGTGGGCTACTGGGCTGTGAAGATTGTGTCCGGTGTACCGGAAGCGATTCCCCTGGTAGGTCCCTTTATTGTGGAGTTAATTCGGGGCGGCACTAGCGTTGGTCAAGCCACCTTGACCCGTTTCTATAGCCTGCATACCTTTGTCTTGCCCTGGTTGCTGGCTACCTTTATGCTGTTCCACTTCCTGATGATCCGCAAGCAAGGGATCTCCGGTCCCCTGTAA